The nucleotide window TATTGAACATAATCTTGTTTTTGATAGagtgtttttctaattatttaaggtcactgaatttttcttctgctttccaaCATACCTCATCCAACTTCAAAACCAATGTGAATGTTCTCTAGTTTATTGTTAAAGGTGCAGACTAGGAAAATGCCAATTATCTAAAAAAGAATCTATATGTGACGTGTGTTTTATAGGCTGAATTGTACCCCCACCCAAATTCCTCTGTTGACAGCTAACTCCCAGTACCTAAGAATGTAACCATAActagagataaggtctttaaagaggtgactCAGTGAAAATGAGGACATTAGGGAgggtcctaatccaatctgactgatgtcctcataagaagaggaaatttggacacatgAAAGAGGCACCAGGGCTTCCTGTGCAcaaaggaaaggccatgtgaaaacacacaagcagcagccatctgcaagctaaggagaGGGGTCCTCACACTGTGATcgtggacttccagcctccagaactgtgaggaaatacatttctgttatttaggcCTCCCAGGccgatattttgttatggcagccctagcagccctagcaaacttaTACACATGCTCCTGGCTTATGATGGTTTGACTGATGATGTTTTCAATTTATAGAACTGGGGTTTGTCAGAGCGTGACTCCATGGTAAGTCGAGAGACATCTGTTGAAGATTGACCTTATTCTGTGCACGACATTTTGCAGCCCCTTGGAGCTCACCTGGGAACCTCTGCCATCACAGGGAAGGTTACAGGAGAACACAAATACCCAGAAATCAAGTCAAAATAGGTCATAAAGGAAGATCTGAGTAAACTGCCCTGGAAGCACCAAGGAGCCAGAATTCTTTCCATCTAGGGGATCAGGGGAGactaaaaaagaggaaatgtcATCTGAACTGGGCCTTCAAAGATGGGCAAAATTCCAGTCGTGGGCGGGAGGCGGGGAGGAAACGGGTGGCACTTCAGGGAAACTGGACATTATGAGGGTGAACCAGGTTCATAATACACCCATGAACCCTGTGAGAATGAATCCAGTTGTCATCAACCTATAAACAAGGTTGGCTGTTTGCAAACCTAACTAAATATCAAAACCAactgggagcttttaaaaaatatatatagcttcTCAGGCCCCACTGCCAGCCTGCTGAATCAAGAACTCCAGGAATGacatcctaaaatatttattttaatcaaattctCAAGCGGGATAGTACCAACTTCATCAATTCAAAGACCCTTTAATACAAACATTTCATTGACTTCTACATGATAATGGCTATATTTTTCTTGAATGAAAAAATacctaaagacagaaaaactATTATGAGTTTGGTAATAAGTTCAAGTGAATTTGTATTTTATGAATTAGAACCAAGTTTACATGTTTAAAAGTGATATTCACATCTCAGTTTGACATATATACCACATGTAAGACATTATTCAATTTGCAGATAACACCAGGTTGCATATAGGGCCTCTGTCCTATATGCATGTATTAACAGACTCTCTGGCtacttctctcctcttttctctatTCCTCTCCCTCTGAGAAGGTGGCcatgtttttcattgtttttatttttatttttaaaagattctctgAGACTCAAAGTCCTCCTTACTAAAGTGATGAAATTAATCCCTACTCCTTACATTGAGGATTAAGTGAGCTTTagggttttgtttcattttgttgttttgttttttgggttttatttctttttgagacagggtcttgctctgtcacccagactggagtgcagtggcacgacctcgacCTCgacctgcagccttgacctcctgggctcaagtaatgctcccacctcagcttcctggcttcctgagttgctggggcTACAGTcacgagccaccatgctcagctaatttttatattttttgtagagtctggggttttgccatattgcctaggctggtctcaaacttctgggcttaagcagttctcccacgtcagcctcccaaagtgctagtgattgcaggcatgagccactgcacccagttgagataatttaaataaagtacaaaatacaGTGTTAAATCTcaccccacccccttccccagcTCCACCACACAAGTATGAGctctttcaatatattttttgaagCTGGGCCCTTCAGTCAGCCTTTTCTCAATTCAGGTTTTAGCTAAAGCCAGAGATTCACCTCTAAAAACTTGTTTCAGACAAAAGTTCCCACCAATGGGGACCTTTGTCCACTACTCAGCAGCCAGTGATGCCCAGGTAAGTCATCTTCCCAAACAGATAACAGTTTTGCCCAAGTGGCTGCCACTATGCAGACAAAGGTAAGCTGCTGTTCTCCTTTTCCACTTGATTTTTCTACCTCCAGCCTTTTTTTGGGAGGTAGAAGGGAtggaggtctcactctattgccaaggctggagtggagtggtgtgattatagctcactgcaacctcgaactcctgggctcaagcgatcctcccacctcagcctcctcagcatctaggacaacaggcatgcaccaccacacctggctcattttctaattttattttgttgagacaagatctcaagatgttgcccaggttggtctcaaactcctgggctcaagtgatcctcccacttcaacctcccaaaattctgggattacaggtgtgagccactgcacctggtccacCTCCAGCCTTGAGAGTAACCTTCTCCAGAAAGTCTTCCTTGGCCCCTCATTGGGGTTCCCATAGTGCCAATGCCAtattttattcatgcattcacCCATCAGTTAGTAAAAGAGTAATACCTGCCAGGGCTTGTTTCAGACACTGAGTGAACAACCAGGCTAGGTCTCTGCTCTCATGGAGGTGCCATTCTAGTGGGGAAGGCAGTAAACTGTCAATTTACCATGCAGCATGTTAGGCAGGAAGACACACTAAGATGAAACATAAAGCTGGGCAAGGAAACAAGAGAGATATTGCTATTTGGGTAGGATAGTCAGGAAGAGCTTGttgaggtgatatttgagcagagacatgaaaaaatgagaatatgGGCCAGTAGGACATCTGGGAAGAGAGTTCTAGGTGGCAACTTTCTCTGTTAGCAGCAGGGGTCTTCTGTTACTCAGTTTATTTACCACTGTTATGGGTCGAATtgcatctccacaaaaatatctTGGAGATATGTTGGAGTTCTAACCTCCAGAATATGACCTTCTTTGGAGTCAGGAGCTTGTAGAGgtgatcaagttaaaatgaggccagtAGGAGAAGCCCTAATCCAAAAGGACCAGAGTCCTTGTAAAAAGGGGAACTTTGGACACAGAGATACACATACAAGGGGGCAGGGGGTGGAAAAAGTCACATGAAGATGAAGGTGGGGATCAGTGTGATACATGTACAAGTCAAGGGACACCAAAGATGGTGGAAAACCCCCAAAAGCCAGGAAAGAGACATGGAATAGATTCTCCCTCAAGGCCTTCAGAACCAACCCCGCCAACAACTTGGCCTTGCacctctagcctccagaactgtgagacaacaaTGTTTTGTTGTTTAAAGCTTGATCAGCCTTAAGTTTGTATTAGATTGGTGCATAAGTAATTACGGTTTtcgccattactttcaatggcaaaaaaaaaaaatcacaattacttttgcaccaacctaaatagtACTCTGTTATGGCAGCTCTGGGAAACAAATACAGCCATCTGTGAGGGCCACAGACAGACCACTCACTCGCTCACCCAGGTTCACAGGATAAACACTAGTTACACAGAACTTCTGGGAGCCCTGGGTTACTGTAAATGCCCCCTAACTGGACTTCCTGTTTCCTGTCTTACTTTCTCTAACCATTCTCCACAGTACTGCCCTGATCTTTCTAAAACCCAAATCTTTCCTATCTCATGGCTTCGCAAGCTTTTACCTGCCTCCCATTGTCTTTGGGATACAGCAAAATTTCTCAGCTTGAGGACACAATGCCCTTGGCATCCGGCCCCAGCATATTTGTCCAACCTTGTTTCTCTCATCTTTGCATTAACTCCTTAACCATAAGTTTTCCACTCCACTCCTAATGGGACGAAACTTCCTTTCATCCTGAGGCCTTCCCTTAGTCACCATCTCCACCGGAAAGCCTTCCCAAAGCCCCCAGGACAGGGTAGGTGTCCCTCCTATGTGCTCTCCAAAGCCCTTTCTTTCAATGCCGTTGTGGCATTTATCATAGTGTGTTCAAGGcctgtttgtcagttttctccCCGTGACCATGAGTTCCTATCTTGTTTGTATCTCCAGGCACCAAGAAAGCGCTTGGCACTTGGAGCACGTTCAACGGATGGatgagaataaatgaacaaagcatgCCATGTTCCAACCAGCTGGTCCCAGAACTATTTTGTTCTCCTTTAAGGGATGGGGGATGGGCAGGTGACCTTTCCAGGGATTTCCCAATAGTAGGTAGAACCACGGGAGCTGGATGGAGCTCCACCTTTCCTTAGTGATTGCAAGAGGAATTTAGATTAGACATTCAAAAGCTGTTCCTTGTGTCTAAAAACACTTGCGGTATAAAGAAGGGAAAGTAAACAATCCCGTGATTTTTGAGGCTGGGGTTGACCAATATTTTAGAATCTGTTTTTTTATAGGAAGTGGTCCCTTCAGGTACCTAAGCCTCTGATTCGGTAAACTGCATGTCCTGACCTACAGGCAAAGGTGGTGGGAGGTTAGGAGAATAGGGAATTGTTGCAACTAACAATGCAATGTGTCCTGTGCCTGTatctctaaaaagtaaatatttttgaggtttaaaaattatttgcatgcATGGTTTGCCGGAGACcctggaagaggaaagaagaaaagacaaaaaggaataacatttaaaaaaatatgcctGACTAGGAAAAGACAGAGGGGTCATAGACGAAAGTAATCAGGATTGGGTCTCTTTTGCAAATTCCTGAACGGGGAGATGTATCAGAATTTCCAGACCTCAAGAAATAGGGCCTTTAAAAGTCTCGTGTGcaagaagggggaaaaagacGAGGGGGGCGGGGAGGCGGACTCGCTCTTCGCAGCAGGAAGTCTTCAATGGCTATCGAGTTATGAAGAACAACTGCCCAGAAGTCCTTATTCAGAGCGCTAAACTCGATTTTACCACATAAAGAGCAATATGAAAGCTCAGAGCAGCCCCATCATGGTGTTGGGGAAACAACTCGGCTTCCCCATGTGAGAAAACCAGAGAGCTCCGACTGGGTAGTAGCCCAGACCTGTGTTAAGGGTTTTATTTGCAAGTCAATGAACCAAACGGGCGACCAGGCTCGTTGTACCGCGTTCTGAAAGCAAGGTTATTATTATCGCCTATTGCCCCACTGAACAATTTCACTGAAAAGGAAGAGTCCCAGTCGTGTGTGTGCGCGTGGTGCCATCCGGGACGTGCAGCTACGTGCCCACCTCCAGAACGACTTTATTTACAAAGCGATTACCATGTTatctatttgttttccttttccagcagcagcagccttaCTCAGCCCTCGAATTTCTTAATTACAAACCCGTTTGCTTCTAAATCAACCCCAAACCGTCAGGCAGAGCCCGGAGGGAGGCTGTGCAAGTTTGCACACACCCCCACCTCCCGGATCCAGGGCAACAGCAGAAGCAAGTAACTGTGTATGTGCAAAAAGGTGGATCTGGGGACGAGGATCGCTGAGTTTGTTTACAGAGCAGAGACGCCTCAGCTCGGATGCCAAAGCTACCAAGAGCTGCAAACGCAAACTTAGCAGAAGCACACGTACCCCGGGAGCGGCGGGTGGGCCCGAAAGCGCGGACTGGAATTCCAGGGCGCGGGAGCGGGGTTGGCCGGGCCCGCAAGCGCGCTCCGTCCACCTGCAGCCGCTGCCGCTCCCCGCCCCCAGCTCCTGTCCTTGAAAggagtggaggaaaaaaatgcatctaCACGCGGTGATCTAGAGTAGGTCTACCCACTGCCCGTATGAAAACACAAAGGCACAGCCTAGGAAAGGGGACTCAGGAAAGGGCGCATTATTTGTCCAGGTCTTTAAAACCCAACTCGAGGAAGCACAGCCATTCTTCGCAGTCTGGGGAAGCTTTTGCAAAACCGGGGAGGCAGAAGGGCACTCTGGCGGGCGGGGGCGCTGAGCGAGTCCCCTTTTCCCGTAGAGGGCCGGCCGGATCGCTGTGAGCCGAGTGagagagctgggggtggggagctcCAACCAGAGTGGGGCGGTGAGCTCTCCTCGTTCCTATCCGGGCAGGCGCTACCTTCGGGCGGGGCGGCCGGGGAGGATTTCCCCCATGCCTCGGGGGTGGCTGAGCTAACCTCGCGTTTCTGGGCCGGGAAGAAACCAGAGTCGGGAGGCGACGGGGCGACGGGGCGGCCCCTGGGTCCCGCAGCCTCTGCGCACGTGCCGCGGGTGGCGGGGACGCGGCTCCCAGACCCGGTCCAGGGTGTCCGCGGCATTCCGGAATCCGCGTCTTGGCGCCGCCCGCCCTGGAGGCTCTCGCTCCGCCCTTACTGAAATGCCTATATTAACTGTGGCCAAAGCCCTAAGAAACACAGCTCATTGTTGGCAGCTGCCGGGCGGTCCTGCCGAGCTGTGAGGGCAGCGGAGGGGAAATAAAAGGGAACGGCTCCGAATCTGCCCCAGCGGCCGCTGCGAGACCTCGGCGCCGACATCGCGACAGCGAAGCGTTGTGCACGCCAAGAAGGCCCCCTCTATGTGCTGCTGAGCCGGTCCTGGACCCGACGAGCCCGCCCTCGGTCTTCGGAGCAGAAATTGCAAAAACGGAAGGTAAGCGCGACGGGCGAAGCTGGCTGGGGCTCCTGCCAGCCCAGTCCTCCGAGGGCAGGGTTTGCCCGGAGGAAGAGCGTGAGGTGAAGCTGGGGAATAACAACAGGATGTGCAACAACAGGATGAGGAGGGCTGATTTAATGCCTGAAGTTCGCGGCAGGGCTACGGGGCACTTCCTTTATTAGGCCACTTCGGGGAGCAGAGGGGGTGTGGGCTCGGGTCCCCCCGCCCGATCGCAGGGGAAGGGGCTGTTTATGCAGCGCTCGGCTGTGTTATGAGTGGCAGCTCCTCCGTGGTGACGAGCCCGGGTGCACCGGCTGCTAGTGGGATCTTGGGGGTGGTGGTTTGCAGCCGACGTGCGCCCGGGAATCCTGGGGGACAGAGGCGGGCAAAAGTGGGGTGCGCTGTGGTGGGCGACACGTGTGGCGCGGGTCTCATCGTCTGCCCTTTTCACTTCCAGGACTGGAAATGGCAGACCATATGATGGCCATGAACCACGGGCGCTTCCCCGACGGCACCAATGGGCTGCACCACCACCCTGCCCACCGCATGGGCATGGGGCAGTTCCCGAGCCCCCatcaccaccagcagcagcagccccagcaCGCTTTCAACGCCCTGATGGGCGAGCACATACACTACGGCGCGGGCAACATGAATGCCACGAGCGGCATCAGGCATGCGATGGGGCCGGGGACTGTGAACGGAGGGCACCCCCCTAGCGCACTGGCCCCCGCGGCCAGGTTTAACAACTCCCAGTTCATGGGCCCCCCGGTGGCCAGTCAGGGAGGCTCCCTGCCGGCCAGCATGCAGCTGCAGAAGCTCAACAACCAGTATTTCAACCATCACCCCTACCCCCACAACCACTACATGCCGGATTTGCACCCTGCTGCAGGCCACCAGATGAACGGGACAAACCAGCACTTCCGAGATTGCAACCCCAAGCACAGCGGCGGCAGCAGCACCCCCGGCGGCTCGGGCGGCAGCAGCACCCCCGGCGGCTCTGGCGGCAGCTCGGGCGGCGGCGCGGGCAGCAGCAacagcggcggcggcagcggcggcagcGGCAGCAGCAACATGCCCGCCTCCGTGGCCCACGTCCCTGCTGCAATGCTGCCGCCCAATGTCATAGACACTGATTTCATCGACGAGGAAGTTCTTATGTCCTTGGTGATAGAAATGGGTTTGGACCGCATCAAAGAGCTGCCCGAACTCTGGCTGGGGCAAAACGAGTTTGATTTTATGACGGACTTCGTGTGCAAACAGCAGCCTAGCAGAGTGAGCTGTTGACTCGATCGAAACCCCGGCGAAAGAAATCAAACCCCCAACTTCTTCGGTGTGAATTAAAAGAAACATTCCCTTAGACACAGTATCTCACTTTTCAGATCTTGAAAGGTTTGAGAACTTGGAAACAAAGTAAACTATAAACTTGTacaaattggtttaaaaaaaattgctgccactttttttttcctgtttttgtttcgtttttgtaGCCTTGACATTCACCTCCCTTATGTAGTTGAAATATCTAGCTAACTTGGTCTTTTTCGTTGTTTGTTTTTACTCCTTTCCCTCACTTTCTCCAGTGCTCAACTGTTAGATATTAATCTTGGCAAACTGCTTAATCTTGTGGATTTTGTAGATGGTTTCAAATGACTGAACTGCATTCAGATTTACGAGTGAAAGGAAAAATTGCATTAGTTGGTTGCATGAACTTTGAAGGGCAGATATTACTGCACAAACTCTGCCATCTCGCTTCATTTTTTTAACTATGCATTTGAGTacagactaatttttaaaatatgctaaactGGAAGATTAAACAGATGTGGGCCAAACTGTTCTGGATCAGGAAAAGTCATACTGTTCACTTTCAAGTTGGCTGTcccccctgcccaccccccacccccatatGTACAGATGATAATAGGGTGTGGAATGTCGTCAGTGGCAAACAtttcacagatttttattttgtttctgtcttcaaCATTTTGACACTGTGCTAATAGTTATATTcagtacatgaaaagatactaCTGTGTTGAAAGCTTTTTAGGAAATTTTGACAGTATTTttgtacaaaacatttttttgaaaaaatacttgttaatttattctattttaatttgccaatgtcaataaaaagttaagaaataactTGTTTTCTAGAAGTCATTTGGGAGTGATTGTTACCTTTGGTGGCTTTTTTCCCCGTCTTTGAGTTGAACACCTTATTGATGAGAGTAAGCATTCCAAAGGATAAATTACAGGACACTAAAACAGGTCATGATGAGCTTAAGCGGAGAGCAGGATTTAACATAATTGGCATAATGCTTCATTGTTATCATTGTAACATGCCTCTTGGTGTGCTTTAATCAAAAGCTGCAAAGTTGtcacagtgcttttctttttttcttaattgccaTCATATCAAGTGTACTCCAGAGTTAGAAAGGTttgcaatattcaacattttcaaTGGACAGGAggcaaaaaaaagtgtttgtttcTATCTGATTCAACTACTTAAATGGAGGTAGATTGGAATAATATACTGATTGATTGATGGGGGTGGCATTAAATACAAATCTACCTTTATCTCCAGtgatgatagttttatttttcagcgAAAGTGCCAAGGATAGGTACATATTTTCTAGGGTAATCTCTGAAACAGTGTCTGACTGGTTTATAGTTCTGGGAGGAAGAGGGGGCAGAATTCCGCCTTGAGGCTTTCCATTTTGtcctataatatttaaaatgtactcagGTTGACTCAAAGGTCAAATTACAGTCTTTACAAGATGTTCCCTCTTAAGCATGCCCTGTTCTCCTGAATTCTGAGCTTTTCCTGTTGCATGCATGGGATGCAAAGcacctaaaaataatattttaattttacctaGATAGATGACTTACCAAGAAGACCATAGCTACAACTAAGTGGGTGTCAAGTTTTGCCTTATATAatcaagcaaaggaaaaatagtgTGAAAATCTCAAATTATCCCAGGTGGAAGGAgaaggaattttgtttttctccttcatgtttccATGGCTTATCTTATGTTTATAAGAGCAACACACCTACCTTCAAGAACAAATACAGACTTTTATACGTAACTTACTAGGGGAAGTAAAAAATGTAGGTTGAAGAAAATCTTacaaataatgctttaaaaaacgATTTCATTTAGACTTCGATTCTCATCTTAAATTCCATAGTTTATAAGAAATCAGGAAGAGCGGATATTTAGAAGTGTTACGAGAGAGTAAGCAGCATAAAGGCTGCTTTAAGTATAATTTAGATCATctacattttataattctatttccAAGGCAGGccatgtaaaattaaaatgcacaCACTCCACTGGGTTTTTTATATACCTCTATAATTGacactttcttatttaaaattatgttcaaataatttctgaaaatatactGAATCATCCAAAACTCTTTTTACCCCACTTGAAAAACTGATCCAGATTTCCACAGTAATAGTTAAAGCTGAAGTTTTCTTCAGCTAAGACATGTCAATACTAAATCTGCAATCAGCTATAAATCTTTCTGGCTAAGCTTTTTCACagtaagtttttctttctctttttttttttccagaggctCAAGTGAAAAAATATGTTTGCATACATATTAATACAGCAACTCCTATCCTTTTTCACTAG belongs to Macaca thibetana thibetana isolate TM-01 chromosome 4, ASM2454274v1, whole genome shotgun sequence and includes:
- the CITED2 gene encoding cbp/p300-interacting transactivator 2: MADHMMAMNHGRFPDGTNGLHHHPAHRMGMGQFPSPHHHQQQQPQHAFNALMGEHIHYGAGNMNATSGIRHAMGPGTVNGGHPPSALAPAARFNNSQFMGPPVASQGGSLPASMQLQKLNNQYFNHHPYPHNHYMPDLHPAAGHQMNGTNQHFRDCNPKHSGGSSTPGGSGGSSTPGGSGGSSGGGAGSSNSGGGSGGSGSSNMPASVAHVPAAMLPPNVIDTDFIDEEVLMSLVIEMGLDRIKELPELWLGQNEFDFMTDFVCKQQPSRVSC